The Pseudomonas orientalis genome contains a region encoding:
- a CDS encoding non-ribosomal peptide synthetase, whose protein sequence is MSADTCRTATFPVSHGQEQIWFLNELNQRSQLAYTLAMRVSIAGELNTLKLQRAVNQVAASQEILRTSFAYDNEKLRQVISPSATLPVRYVECIDDAPALKRLINMEVQRGWSLGTAPLYRLLLIKTGDQQHELVICTHHIVCDGISLQLLLKKIVTVYTDPTGSPADPNDEALQFVDYATWSRQHTYTGLQYWRKQLADAPTVLDISTLPKRSEQQTFAGARIPVEFSHHQWQALRQRFRSEGISCAAVFLAAYCVVLHRLAEQDDILIGVPTSNRLRPELAQMIGYLSNMCIFRSTYAQDQSVIDYLQQIQLDLTQLIEHGETPFQQVLQSVGHTRQAGMTPLFQVLFGYEQGVQRTLDTGDLKLTVSDVDTGAARLDLSLFLFEDHELNISGFLEYATDSIDTEAAEDMVRMLTSVLRAFVMAPHAALSAVLLGPPDSQGQTPAATANFSSVPARLLALGERQPDAIALRDESGELTYAQLRQQILQAAAALRTLGAEPGKLIAIIGERGNPWVVAMLAIWQVGGVYVPLSRDLPEKRLLGILAELEGVMLITDDSAPDHFGQPVTLSMSALFAEAAAPSEQHATDASPHSGYMMFTSGSTGKPKGVHVSQANLVSTLNAFGQLLALKPSDRMLALTTFSFDISLLELLLPLVQGASVQIAAAQSQRDMQKLAGYLADPRITFVQATPVTWRLLLATGWQPQERLTMLCGGEALPQDLADRLCLPGMTLWNLYGPTETTIWSTAFQLKPGDPVQLGNPVPGTRLAVVDRNLHSVPRGVIGELLVCGPSVSRGYYRNPVETAKQFVPDPIAAGRRAYLTGDRVRMQQDGSLVYIGRRDDQVKLRGHRIELGEIEAALRGLPGVRDAAAQVHGQDASRAIQAFVQLCTTADASRIDIGHWLEILRRTLPEAWLPTEYFRIEGIPLTYNGKRDRKRLMHQAVRLQAPSQRVAPGSKTETQVQQIWCDLLNREDIGVTDDFFQVGGHSILVARMVERIEATFGRRVPIADIYFSPTIARVAATLDSMTFEKGLAAHSMKGDWEFTAISLQHNAGSTADAQEK, encoded by the coding sequence ATGAGCGCTGATACATGCCGGACTGCAACTTTCCCTGTGTCACATGGCCAGGAACAGATCTGGTTTCTGAACGAACTGAACCAACGCTCCCAATTGGCTTACACCCTGGCGATGAGGGTCTCTATTGCCGGGGAATTAAATACACTGAAGTTGCAGCGCGCGGTCAACCAGGTAGCGGCCTCCCAGGAAATATTAAGAACCTCGTTCGCTTACGATAACGAAAAACTCCGCCAAGTGATTTCACCCTCGGCCACACTGCCCGTTCGGTATGTGGAATGCATTGACGATGCACCTGCGCTCAAACGCCTGATCAACATGGAAGTCCAACGCGGCTGGTCGCTGGGCACAGCACCACTGTACCGCCTGCTGCTGATAAAAACCGGCGACCAACAGCATGAACTGGTTATCTGCACACACCATATCGTCTGCGACGGTATCTCTCTGCAACTGTTGCTGAAAAAAATCGTTACCGTTTACACGGACCCTACAGGCTCGCCCGCCGACCCGAACGATGAGGCCCTGCAATTCGTCGACTACGCGACCTGGTCACGACAACACACTTATACCGGGCTCCAATACTGGCGCAAACAGTTGGCCGATGCTCCGACTGTCTTGGACATTTCGACACTGCCCAAACGGAGCGAACAACAGACATTTGCCGGCGCACGAATTCCCGTCGAGTTCAGCCACCATCAATGGCAGGCACTGCGCCAAAGGTTCAGATCCGAGGGCATCTCCTGCGCAGCAGTGTTCTTGGCGGCCTACTGCGTCGTCCTGCACCGTTTGGCCGAACAGGACGATATTCTCATCGGGGTGCCAACCTCAAATCGTCTGCGCCCGGAACTGGCCCAGATGATCGGCTACCTGTCCAATATGTGCATATTTCGCAGCACATACGCTCAGGACCAGAGCGTCATAGACTATCTCCAACAGATCCAGTTGGATCTCACCCAACTGATCGAGCACGGGGAAACGCCCTTCCAGCAAGTACTGCAAAGCGTCGGCCATACACGGCAAGCGGGAATGACGCCATTGTTCCAAGTGTTGTTTGGCTATGAGCAGGGCGTACAACGCACGTTGGATACCGGCGACCTGAAACTGACCGTGTCGGATGTGGATACCGGTGCCGCACGCCTCGATTTGTCGTTGTTCCTGTTTGAGGACCATGAGCTCAATATCAGTGGCTTCCTGGAATACGCCACGGACTCTATCGACACCGAGGCCGCCGAAGATATGGTCCGCATGCTCACCAGCGTGCTGCGCGCATTCGTCATGGCGCCCCACGCCGCCCTGAGTGCCGTACTGCTGGGACCGCCGGACTCGCAAGGGCAGACGCCTGCGGCCACAGCCAATTTTTCCAGTGTGCCTGCCCGTCTGCTCGCCTTGGGTGAGCGCCAACCCGATGCGATCGCGCTGCGTGATGAAAGCGGCGAATTGACCTACGCACAGTTGCGTCAGCAGATCCTGCAGGCGGCGGCAGCTCTACGCACCCTGGGCGCCGAGCCCGGTAAGCTGATCGCTATTATCGGCGAGCGCGGCAACCCGTGGGTAGTCGCCATGTTGGCGATCTGGCAAGTCGGCGGTGTCTACGTCCCGCTGTCCAGGGACCTGCCCGAAAAGCGTCTGCTGGGCATCCTGGCGGAACTCGAAGGGGTCATGCTGATTACTGACGACAGCGCACCTGATCATTTTGGGCAACCCGTCACGTTGAGCATGAGCGCGTTATTTGCCGAAGCCGCAGCGCCGTCCGAGCAGCACGCGACGGATGCCAGTCCCCATTCCGGTTACATGATGTTCACCTCCGGATCGACCGGCAAACCGAAAGGGGTGCACGTCAGTCAGGCCAACCTGGTCTCTACCCTGAACGCATTTGGTCAGTTGCTGGCGTTGAAACCGAGTGATCGGATGCTCGCGCTGACCACTTTCTCCTTCGACATTTCGCTACTGGAACTGCTGCTTCCCCTGGTCCAGGGCGCCAGCGTACAGATCGCCGCCGCTCAGTCCCAACGGGACATGCAAAAGCTCGCAGGCTACCTCGCCGATCCCCGGATCACGTTTGTCCAGGCTACGCCAGTGACGTGGAGGTTGTTACTGGCGACAGGCTGGCAACCCCAGGAGCGGCTGACCATGCTGTGCGGTGGTGAGGCGCTGCCACAGGATCTGGCAGACAGGTTATGCCTGCCCGGCATGACGCTGTGGAACCTTTATGGACCGACCGAAACGACAATCTGGTCCACGGCTTTTCAGCTCAAACCCGGCGATCCGGTGCAACTGGGCAATCCTGTCCCGGGTACGCGATTGGCCGTCGTGGATCGCAACCTGCACAGTGTTCCCAGAGGGGTAATTGGCGAATTACTGGTCTGCGGTCCCAGCGTCAGCCGGGGCTACTATCGCAACCCGGTTGAAACAGCGAAGCAGTTCGTCCCAGACCCCATCGCCGCAGGCCGACGCGCATATCTGACCGGTGACAGAGTGCGCATGCAGCAGGACGGTTCATTGGTTTACATCGGTCGACGTGACGACCAGGTCAAGCTACGCGGACATCGTATCGAGTTGGGAGAAATCGAGGCAGCACTCAGAGGATTGCCTGGGGTACGCGATGCCGCCGCCCAAGTCCATGGCCAGGATGCAAGTCGTGCAATACAGGCTTTCGTCCAGCTTTGCACAACAGCCGATGCCAGCAGGATCGATATCGGGCACTGGCTCGAGATATTACGCCGAACGCTGCCTGAGGCGTGGTTACCGACCGAGTATTTCAGGATAGAAGGCATTCCCCTTACCTATAACGGCAAGCGTGACAGAAAGCGCCTTATGCATCAGGCCGTCAGGCTGCAAGCACCCAGCCAGAGGGTAGCCCCCGGCAGTAAAACCGAGACCCAGGTTCAACAGATCTGGTGCGACCTGCTCAATCGAGAGGATATCGGCGTTACGGATGATTTTTTTCAGGTAGGCGGCCACTCCATTTTGGTGGCGCGCATGGTCGAGCGCATCGAAGCCACGTTCGGACGGCGCGTACCTATCGCAGATATCTATTTCTCTCCAACGATCGCCCGTGTGGCTGCGACGCTGGACTCCATGACATTCGAAAAAGGGCTGGCTGCACACAGCATGAAAGGTGATTGGGAATTTACCGCCATCAGCCTTCAACACAACGCCGGCAGCACGGCCGACGCCCAGGAGAAATAA
- a CDS encoding non-ribosomal peptide synthetase: protein MHASLRQKVLCLQQSIDANLPGLLLEVAFHVSTDLSTAQLVSRIERVAERHASLRQRFIMRNGTYWIEQTSPQALRYCFVRTCDEASTEALLAPDREHIGAESERLFHAEVVERSDGQRYLVFRIHHAIADLWSVGLLIRDFAEDCKDRPGVTVAPRPTVPVIDVEFWRNQMPQHTSFSLPMGSQQAHMRRRAVLSSFVIDRENTANLARLAATCGVTPYTVLLAAHILALSRIGQSQTVPLAVTFHGRNRGNKDAVGYFANTLAVPFVTGDDSVEDFVRHTAKRLDEASRASLNGGYPELAELMAPQGWTPTVPSNAVILQQDMPGMPRGLAAALLGLGTVQLGEMTLTAVEPPASIGPFATALLLTRHNGQLHGRVEVDPAQHPGWLADAIAGQFAEILGAMVQDPQARLSALPACLLHPPKARAPARPGPVSETLVAAFLRQAILSPNSPALQTPEATLSYGQLASRVATLSAAMRLRGFEPGQTLAILLPRDINLVPALLATMACGGSYVPLSEANPDELNRSILLKSRCRAILTDQQGMTRFDHLASCWSLPDLLSMPKAPLLDQSQPQAKAYILFTSGSTGEPKGVAITHANAANLLRWAAQDCGPEYLAQTLAATPTTFDLSIFEMFAPLVVGGCVRPVSSVMSLIDNPAPLAGITLINTVPSVADVLLQHDVLEPSLRMLNLAGEPLSRDLYLRLQKKLPTTRIVNLYGPTETTTYSTALVIQPAQQEITIGYPLLGTWVDVVDEHMQSVGIGVPGELIIHGHGVAQGYVSDPVRSAASFLPAPDGLRCYRTGDRVRWLPDGRLDFIGRQDDQVKVRGFRIELGPVQSALQAIEFIRECAVVVVPKGQQRSIVAFVCLKEPSEDESEQRARIKQYLHGALPYYAVPDHVIFLAALPRNKHGKIDRSQLFTFNPLTAKEHETREASDVEKRVAGCWQAIIGHPVALHENFLDIGGHSLSLTHLTGLLRKEFNIHIPLHDLWIRPTIELQADFIQTLQCSARARPAAAPIPRLDRKISHH, encoded by the coding sequence GTGCACGCTTCATTACGCCAAAAGGTTCTCTGTTTACAGCAGTCCATCGACGCCAACCTGCCTGGCTTATTACTTGAAGTCGCCTTTCATGTGAGCACCGACCTCTCCACTGCACAGTTGGTATCGCGTATCGAACGCGTGGCCGAGCGGCATGCCTCTTTGCGGCAGCGCTTTATCATGCGCAACGGCACTTACTGGATTGAACAGACCTCGCCGCAAGCATTACGCTACTGTTTTGTGCGCACTTGCGATGAAGCATCAACCGAAGCACTGCTGGCTCCCGACCGCGAGCACATTGGGGCGGAATCCGAGCGTTTGTTCCACGCCGAAGTCGTTGAGCGTAGCGACGGGCAACGCTACCTGGTTTTCCGCATTCATCACGCCATCGCCGACCTGTGGTCTGTCGGCCTGCTGATTCGTGATTTTGCCGAAGACTGTAAAGACCGCCCCGGCGTCACCGTGGCGCCAAGGCCGACAGTTCCTGTCATCGACGTTGAGTTCTGGCGCAACCAAATGCCGCAGCACACGTCGTTTTCATTGCCCATGGGCTCCCAGCAAGCCCACATGCGACGCCGCGCAGTACTGTCCTCCTTTGTCATCGACCGGGAAAATACCGCCAACCTGGCCCGACTGGCCGCAACGTGCGGGGTGACCCCCTATACGGTTCTACTCGCGGCGCACATATTGGCCCTGTCCAGAATCGGGCAGAGTCAAACCGTACCGCTGGCGGTAACATTCCATGGCCGAAACAGGGGCAACAAGGACGCAGTAGGCTACTTCGCCAATACGCTTGCCGTGCCTTTTGTTACGGGCGACGACAGCGTGGAGGATTTTGTCAGACATACCGCCAAGCGCCTGGATGAGGCGTCAAGAGCCAGTCTGAATGGCGGTTATCCGGAATTGGCGGAGCTCATGGCGCCGCAAGGGTGGACACCGACCGTCCCGTCCAACGCCGTGATTTTGCAGCAGGATATGCCCGGCATGCCGAGAGGGTTGGCGGCCGCCCTGCTGGGACTGGGCACCGTCCAGTTGGGCGAGATGACGCTGACCGCAGTAGAGCCTCCCGCGAGCATCGGCCCCTTCGCCACAGCGCTGTTGCTGACGCGCCATAACGGTCAGTTGCATGGACGTGTCGAGGTGGATCCCGCGCAGCATCCCGGCTGGCTTGCCGATGCGATAGCCGGTCAGTTCGCCGAGATACTGGGGGCAATGGTGCAAGATCCGCAGGCCCGGTTGTCAGCGCTGCCTGCATGCCTGTTGCACCCGCCGAAAGCCCGGGCTCCAGCCAGACCGGGCCCCGTATCAGAGACACTGGTGGCCGCCTTTCTACGACAAGCCATTCTCTCGCCGAACAGTCCTGCACTGCAAACGCCCGAGGCCACCCTCAGTTATGGCCAATTGGCCAGTCGAGTCGCCACGCTATCGGCAGCCATGCGCCTGCGCGGGTTCGAGCCCGGACAAACTCTGGCGATACTCTTGCCTCGCGATATCAATCTCGTGCCGGCCCTGCTGGCGACCATGGCCTGCGGTGGGAGCTATGTTCCTCTCAGTGAAGCAAACCCCGACGAGTTGAACCGGTCGATTCTGCTCAAGTCGCGGTGTCGTGCGATCCTCACAGACCAGCAAGGCATGACTCGTTTCGATCACTTGGCGTCCTGCTGGTCCTTGCCCGACCTGCTGTCGATGCCCAAGGCACCGCTGCTGGATCAATCCCAGCCTCAAGCGAAAGCCTATATCCTGTTCACCAGCGGCTCCACCGGCGAACCCAAGGGCGTGGCGATTACCCATGCCAATGCAGCTAACCTGCTGCGCTGGGCGGCTCAGGATTGTGGCCCCGAGTACCTGGCGCAAACATTGGCCGCAACCCCGACCACGTTCGATCTGTCGATTTTCGAGATGTTCGCACCGCTGGTGGTCGGTGGCTGCGTCCGACCTGTGTCCTCGGTCATGTCGCTGATCGACAATCCGGCCCCACTGGCAGGCATCACGCTGATTAATACGGTTCCGTCGGTAGCCGACGTCTTGTTACAGCATGATGTACTGGAGCCCTCCCTGCGCATGCTGAACCTCGCTGGGGAACCGTTGAGCCGGGACCTTTACCTGAGACTCCAGAAAAAGCTGCCGACCACACGCATCGTCAACCTCTACGGCCCGACGGAAACGACGACTTACTCCACCGCCCTGGTGATCCAACCCGCTCAGCAGGAGATAACGATCGGTTATCCACTGCTGGGTACCTGGGTGGATGTCGTGGATGAACACATGCAGAGCGTGGGTATTGGTGTGCCTGGCGAGCTGATCATTCACGGACACGGCGTGGCGCAAGGCTATGTCAGCGACCCCGTGCGTAGTGCCGCCTCATTTTTACCTGCTCCGGATGGTTTGCGCTGCTATCGAACGGGAGACCGTGTGCGCTGGTTACCTGACGGTCGCCTGGATTTTATCGGCAGGCAGGATGACCAGGTGAAAGTACGTGGTTTCAGGATTGAACTGGGCCCCGTCCAGTCGGCGCTACAGGCCATTGAGTTCATTCGTGAGTGCGCGGTGGTCGTAGTTCCGAAAGGACAGCAGCGCAGCATCGTAGCGTTTGTCTGCCTGAAAGAACCAAGCGAAGATGAATCCGAACAGCGCGCCCGCATTAAACAATACTTACATGGCGCACTCCCCTACTACGCGGTACCCGACCACGTGATCTTTTTAGCAGCCTTGCCGAGAAACAAACACGGCAAAATCGATAGATCGCAGCTCTTCACATTCAACCCTTTAACTGCGAAAGAACACGAGACACGAGAAGCGAGCGACGTGGAAAAGCGCGTCGCGGGCTGTTGGCAGGCAATCATTGGCCACCCTGTCGCATTACATGAAAACTTTCTGGACATTGGCGGCCACTCGCTTTCCCTTACCCATTTAACGGGCTTATTGAGAAAAGAATTCAATATTCATATCCCCCTGCATGACCTCTGGATAAGGCCGACCATAGAACTACAGGCCGACTTTATTCAAACACTGCAATGTTCGGCGCGTGCACGGCCCGCTGCTGCGCCCATTCCACGCCTTGATAGAAAGATTTCTCATCATTAA
- a CDS encoding class I SAM-dependent methyltransferase has product MPKAFFGGKRNRNPGFVHTFSRIAPTYEARYGSKLNQSHDECLRIVSRWLCTLSPERVLDIGCGTGALIERMSAQWPDACFTGIDPAQGMVDEGMRRRPFASFVKGVAEALPLPSQSMDLVVCSMSFGHWADKVAGLNEVRRVLKPHGIFCLVENQPAGWGLTTLINWVVGALADYRSEHEVVELAQTAGLKSMETLVTDQHVIVAIFRPIDGEVDNHAR; this is encoded by the coding sequence ATGCCTAAGGCTTTTTTTGGCGGTAAAAGAAATCGGAATCCGGGCTTTGTACACACGTTTAGTCGCATCGCACCGACTTATGAAGCGCGGTATGGCAGCAAGTTGAACCAGTCACACGATGAGTGCCTGCGGATCGTGAGCCGGTGGTTATGCACTTTAAGCCCTGAGCGTGTACTGGACATTGGTTGTGGGACCGGTGCACTGATCGAACGCATGTCCGCCCAGTGGCCCGATGCATGTTTCACGGGCATCGACCCGGCCCAAGGCATGGTGGACGAGGGCATGAGGCGTCGACCGTTCGCCTCGTTCGTCAAAGGCGTTGCCGAAGCCTTGCCGTTGCCCTCGCAAAGCATGGATCTGGTGGTGTGTTCGATGTCGTTCGGCCATTGGGCTGACAAGGTAGCCGGCCTGAACGAAGTGCGTCGCGTGCTCAAGCCACACGGTATTTTCTGCCTGGTGGAAAACCAACCGGCAGGTTGGGGATTGACTACCTTGATCAACTGGGTAGTGGGAGCTCTGGCAGATTACCGGTCAGAGCATGAAGTGGTCGAGCTTGCGCAGACTGCTGGGCTCAAGAGCATGGAAACGCTCGTTACCGACCAGCACGTCATTGTCGCCATTTTCCGTCCTATCGATGGAGAGGTGGATAATCATGCCCGTTAA